The Chitinivorax sp. PXF-14 genome has a window encoding:
- a CDS encoding serine protease: MYPKTGLCFLLLGACLAAPLAAHAESLPDTVDKVRPSIVGVGTQSPTRQPPVSFLGTGFAVASGNLIVTNAHVVPPVLDPEGKEKLGILVRQNGQAVFREAELVGSDKAHDLALLRIAGVPLPPLTIGDSSRVREGEEVAFTGFPIGMVLGLYPATHTGRVAGITPIVLPALTSRQLDTKVVKRLQSGAFSIFQLDATAYPGNSGSPVYEPETGKVIGIINMVFVKGTKEAALTAPSGITYAIPSNFIDELLRAKAP; the protein is encoded by the coding sequence ATGTATCCCAAGACAGGCTTGTGTTTTCTGCTGCTCGGCGCCTGCCTGGCCGCCCCCCTGGCGGCCCATGCCGAGTCCCTGCCGGACACGGTGGACAAGGTGCGCCCGAGTATCGTCGGTGTCGGCACCCAGTCGCCGACACGCCAGCCGCCGGTCAGCTTCCTGGGTACCGGTTTCGCGGTGGCCTCGGGCAACCTGATCGTCACCAATGCGCACGTCGTGCCGCCCGTGCTCGACCCGGAAGGCAAGGAAAAACTCGGCATCCTGGTACGCCAGAACGGCCAGGCAGTATTCCGCGAGGCGGAGCTGGTGGGCAGCGACAAGGCGCACGATCTGGCGCTGCTGCGTATTGCCGGTGTCCCGCTGCCACCACTGACGATCGGCGATTCGTCGAGGGTGCGCGAGGGCGAGGAAGTCGCCTTCACCGGCTTCCCGATCGGCATGGTGCTCGGCCTGTACCCGGCAACCCATACCGGCCGCGTGGCCGGCATCACCCCCATCGTGCTGCCGGCGTTGACCTCGCGCCAGCTCGATACCAAGGTGGTAAAACGCCTGCAGTCCGGCGCGTTCAGCATCTTCCAGCTTGATGCCACCGCCTATCCGGGCAATAGCGGCAGCCCGGTCTATGAGCCCGAGACGGGCAAGGTCATCGGCATCATCAACATGGTGTTCGTCAAGGGCACCAAGGAAGCGGCACTAACGGCGCCATCCGGCATCACCTACGCCATCCCCTCGAATTTCATCGACGAGTTGCTGCGCGCGAAGGCGCCGTAG
- a CDS encoding tetratricopeptide repeat protein codes for MKDRLLCALLLLALTPLAWGMEEDCPMVKGPKNRDYSVREDAQLLAIIERAHFSSDVELGIHGTSGTMPGGDIAYTLENYPNHPRALAAMMRLADRGHTTKPYGAKYSMQCYLERAVTFFPHDPTAKMIYATYLGKLNKTDEAIKLLKEADEALPNDPNIAYNLGLLFFTKKDYAQSLDYAHKAYAGGFPFPGLRDKLKKAGAWKEAPEGAPAPAPATPAISATPATSAAPAAQAPAPSTQTPPAVPASPER; via the coding sequence ATGAAGGACCGTTTGCTGTGTGCGCTGTTGCTGCTGGCGTTGACCCCGCTCGCCTGGGGCATGGAAGAAGACTGCCCCATGGTGAAGGGGCCGAAAAACCGTGACTATTCGGTGCGGGAAGATGCCCAGTTGCTCGCCATCATCGAGCGCGCGCATTTCTCCTCGGATGTCGAACTCGGCATTCATGGCACGAGTGGCACCATGCCTGGTGGGGATATCGCCTATACGCTCGAAAACTATCCCAACCATCCACGTGCCTTGGCTGCGATGATGCGTTTGGCCGATCGCGGCCACACCACCAAGCCATATGGCGCGAAGTATTCGATGCAGTGTTATCTCGAACGCGCGGTGACGTTCTTCCCGCACGATCCGACTGCCAAGATGATCTACGCCACCTATCTGGGCAAACTGAACAAGACCGATGAGGCGATCAAGCTCTTGAAAGAGGCCGACGAGGCCCTGCCGAACGATCCGAACATCGCCTACAACCTGGGTCTGCTGTTCTTCACCAAGAAGGACTACGCGCAGTCGCTGGACTATGCCCACAAGGCCTATGCGGGCGGTTTCCCATTCCCCGGCCTGCGTGACAAGCTGAAGAAGGCCGGTGCCTGGAAAGAGGCGCCGGAGGGCGCACCGGCACCCGCACCGGCCACGCCGGCCATCAGCGCAACGCCTGCGACATCAGCGGCACCTGCGGCCCAGGCGCCCGCGCCGTCGACGCAGACGCCGCCTGCCGTGCCGGCTTCGCCAGAACGCTGA
- a CDS encoding glycosyltransferase produces MKKKRVLLIAYHYPPLRGSSGIQRALRFSQYLPEFGWEPIVLTAHPRAYQDTSADLMADIPANTIVERAFALDTSRHLALAGRYPRAFALPDRWASWWWGAVPAGLKLIRRYKPDAIWSTYPIATAHKIGLTLQKLSGLPWIADFRDPMAQEGYPADPATWRAFQRIEMETFKRCARATFTSPGAIREYQKTYPALTDGKLVLLENGYDEEAFLRGPAPLAAPPQGPKVLLHSGIVYPSERDPTQLFAALARLKQAGRIDAARLKVRLRATGNDAFIARQIADVGIGDLVELAPAVPYNDALAEMLSVDGLLVMQASNCNGQIPAKLYEYFRAQKPILALTDPAGDTALTLKAAGVDSIARLDDAGDIAVRLTRFLDDIPLGRAPVASDETVRASSRRGRTRQFAELLDQVC; encoded by the coding sequence ATGAAGAAAAAACGGGTGCTGTTGATCGCTTACCACTACCCGCCGTTGCGTGGGTCGAGCGGCATCCAGCGTGCGCTGCGCTTTTCTCAGTACCTGCCGGAATTCGGCTGGGAGCCGATCGTGTTGACGGCCCATCCGCGCGCCTATCAGGACACTTCGGCCGACCTGATGGCCGATATCCCCGCCAATACCATCGTCGAGCGCGCCTTTGCCCTCGACACCTCGCGCCATCTGGCACTGGCGGGCCGTTATCCGCGCGCCTTTGCACTGCCCGACCGCTGGGCAAGCTGGTGGTGGGGGGCGGTGCCGGCCGGGCTCAAGCTGATCCGGCGCTATAAGCCCGATGCGATCTGGTCGACCTACCCGATCGCCACCGCACACAAGATCGGCCTGACCTTGCAGAAGCTCTCCGGCCTGCCGTGGATCGCCGATTTCCGCGACCCGATGGCGCAGGAGGGCTACCCGGCCGACCCGGCTACCTGGCGTGCCTTCCAGCGTATCGAGATGGAAACCTTCAAACGCTGCGCGCGCGCGACGTTTACCTCGCCCGGGGCGATCCGCGAGTACCAGAAAACCTATCCGGCGCTGACCGACGGCAAGCTGGTGCTGCTCGAGAACGGTTACGACGAGGAGGCCTTCCTGCGAGGCCCGGCGCCGCTTGCAGCGCCGCCACAGGGGCCGAAGGTGCTGCTCCATAGCGGCATCGTCTACCCGAGCGAACGCGATCCGACCCAGCTGTTCGCGGCCTTGGCGCGCTTGAAGCAGGCCGGCCGGATCGATGCCGCGCGCTTGAAGGTTCGGCTGCGCGCCACCGGCAACGACGCCTTTATCGCCAGGCAGATTGCCGATGTCGGCATTGGCGATCTGGTCGAGCTGGCGCCGGCTGTCCCCTATAACGATGCGCTGGCCGAAATGCTGTCGGTCGATGGCCTGCTGGTGATGCAGGCCTCGAACTGCAACGGCCAGATACCGGCCAAGCTGTATGAATACTTCCGCGCGCAGAAGCCGATCCTGGCACTGACCGATCCCGCTGGCGACACGGCGCTGACGCTGAAGGCGGCGGGCGTCGATTCGATCGCGCGGCTCGACGATGCGGGTGACATCGCCGTGCGCCTGACACGCTTCCTCGACGATATCCCGCTTGGCCGTGCGCCGGTGGCGAGCGACGAGACGGTGCGCGCGTCCTCGCGCCGCGGGCGGACCCGGCAGTTCGCCGAGCTGCTGGACCAGGTTTGCTGA
- a CDS encoding hydrolase 1, exosortase A system-associated, whose translation MSWSESALTFDCQGESLPAIISLPANGMAERGVLIVVGGPQYRAGSHRQFVLLARHLARHGIAAMRFDYRGMGDAGGELHNFEQIDDDLRAAIDAFQHAAPAVREVVIWGLCDAASAALFYAWRDKRVTGLVLLNPWVRTEAGLARAYIKHYYRQRLLSAEFWRKLLCGGVDLKDAWRSLVDKLAQARQPAAPVAELGLDASLSLPDRMCEGLRRFAGRVLLVLSGDDLTAAEFREAVAASPDWQAQLAAPRVTQRELAEANHTFSRREWRDRVADWTLSWVRE comes from the coding sequence GTGTCCTGGTCTGAGTCGGCGCTGACATTCGACTGCCAGGGCGAGTCGCTACCCGCCATCATCAGTCTGCCCGCAAACGGCATGGCCGAGCGAGGCGTGCTGATCGTGGTGGGCGGGCCGCAGTATCGCGCCGGTAGCCACCGCCAGTTCGTGCTGTTGGCCCGGCACCTGGCCCGGCACGGCATCGCTGCGATGCGCTTCGACTACCGTGGCATGGGTGATGCCGGTGGCGAGCTGCACAATTTCGAGCAGATCGATGACGATCTGCGTGCCGCCATCGATGCCTTCCAGCACGCGGCGCCAGCGGTGCGCGAGGTCGTGATCTGGGGTCTGTGCGATGCGGCCTCTGCGGCCCTGTTCTATGCCTGGCGCGACAAGCGCGTGACCGGGCTGGTGCTGCTCAACCCCTGGGTGCGCACCGAGGCGGGGCTCGCGCGTGCCTATATCAAGCATTACTACCGTCAACGTCTGCTTAGCGCCGAGTTCTGGCGCAAGCTGCTGTGCGGCGGGGTCGATCTGAAGGACGCCTGGCGCTCACTGGTCGACAAGCTCGCGCAGGCCAGGCAGCCGGCGGCGCCAGTGGCCGAGCTGGGGCTCGATGCAAGCCTGTCCTTGCCGGATCGCATGTGCGAGGGCTTGCGGCGCTTTGCCGGGCGGGTGCTGCTGGTGCTGTCTGGCGACGATCTCACTGCCGCCGAGTTCCGCGAGGCGGTGGCGGCCTCGCCCGACTGGCAGGCGCAGCTTGCCGCCCCGCGCGTGACGCAACGCGAGCTGGCGGAAGCCAACCATACCTTTTCGCGGCGCGAATGGCGCGACCGCGTTGCCGACTGGACACTGAGTTGGGTGCGTGAATGA
- a CDS encoding hydrolase 2, exosortase A system-associated: MSNVAGPDAFFLETPAGQRFCLHYPSLTETRACAVYLHPFAEEMNKSRRMAAMAARRMAQRGIAVLQIDLCGCGDSAGDFSDASWSGWLDDVGHAVAWMRSRYGQAPMLWGCRLGALLAAAHAASDADCRRLLLWSPVLHGEQFLTQFLRLRVANQMLAGGEGLTTQQLQQNLQAGANVEVAGYELAPALALPMAACKLATLLQPGQQVDWFELQTSADRPLPGVIDKLVAERCAAGVEIALQAVIGEPFWSTQEITDVPALLDATLAAQEERRVLV; this comes from the coding sequence GTGAGCAACGTGGCAGGGCCGGATGCCTTCTTTCTGGAGACGCCGGCGGGCCAGCGTTTCTGCCTGCATTATCCGTCCCTGACCGAAACGCGGGCGTGTGCGGTCTACCTGCACCCGTTCGCCGAAGAAATGAACAAGTCCCGCCGTATGGCAGCTATGGCCGCGCGTCGCATGGCGCAGCGCGGCATCGCGGTGCTGCAGATCGATCTCTGCGGTTGCGGCGACAGCGCGGGGGATTTCAGCGATGCCAGCTGGTCGGGCTGGCTCGACGATGTGGGCCACGCCGTGGCCTGGATGCGCAGCCGTTACGGCCAGGCGCCGATGCTGTGGGGCTGCCGCCTCGGTGCCCTGCTGGCGGCCGCCCATGCCGCCAGCGATGCCGATTGCCGACGCTTGCTGTTATGGTCGCCGGTACTCCATGGCGAACAATTCCTTACCCAGTTCCTGCGCCTGAGGGTGGCGAACCAGATGCTCGCGGGTGGCGAAGGGCTCACCACCCAGCAGCTGCAGCAGAATCTGCAGGCTGGTGCGAACGTCGAGGTCGCCGGCTATGAGCTGGCGCCTGCACTGGCCCTGCCTATGGCGGCGTGCAAGTTGGCCACGCTGTTGCAGCCGGGCCAGCAGGTCGATTGGTTCGAATTGCAGACATCCGCCGACCGCCCCTTGCCTGGCGTGATCGACAAGCTCGTTGCGGAGCGCTGCGCGGCAGGTGTCGAGATTGCCCTGCAGGCGGTGATCGGCGAGCCATTCTGGTCCACGCAGGAGATTACCGACGTACCGGCCTTGCTCGATGCCACGCTTGCTGCGCAGGAGGAGCGTCGTGTCCTGGTCTGA
- a CDS encoding acyl carrier protein — translation MATLMEVKGLLKDVLQLGDRVDEFTEDSPLLGSIPELDSIAVINLITALEEQFGFTISDDEISADTFASVGSLVAFVDAKSGA, via the coding sequence ATGGCGACATTGATGGAAGTGAAGGGTCTGCTCAAGGACGTGCTGCAGCTGGGCGACCGCGTGGATGAGTTTACCGAGGATAGCCCGCTGCTGGGGAGCATCCCCGAGCTTGACTCGATCGCCGTGATCAATCTTATAACAGCCCTCGAAGAACAGTTCGGTTTTACCATTTCCGACGACGAGATCAGCGCCGATACCTTTGCCAGTGTTGGCAGTCTGGTGGCCTTCGTCGACGCCAAGTCGGGCGCGTGA
- a CDS encoding DegT/DnrJ/EryC1/StrS family aminotransferase — MSTENSFPPPAIPKDPVLSWAALFGGNRSKLPSVLSLDRLEYLTSGRMGIANALFSLGLKRGSRVLVPAYHCNAMIEPIVWIGAVPVFYRIHPDTKVDLEHVEQLVAKHQPAAMLVTHYFGFPQDGHKLAEFCEHHRLPMIEDCAHAFFGEVGGQAIGSFGEYAIASPWKFFPIYDGGCIAMRNPAAKRLELKRPELSFQLKSTINTLENALQYGRLSGANLIAKPLLWLKDTLWNHTKRIAGPGVSALSAAPSSAEGGTSFEPQWMDKRMSLPSRWLMRASSFDRIISKRRSNYQKLLDAFRDTEGCHPLYPELPPTVVPYVFPLVMDEPEKVFVQLKRQRVPIIRFGEHLWPGVDAALCPVSTDLSRRVFQFPCHQELSGKELDWMIDTIKTTLHAASASKTGAAR; from the coding sequence ATGAGCACCGAAAACAGTTTTCCTCCGCCTGCCATACCGAAAGACCCGGTGCTGTCGTGGGCAGCCCTGTTTGGCGGCAACCGCAGCAAGCTACCCTCGGTGCTCTCGCTCGACCGTCTCGAATACCTGACCAGCGGCCGCATGGGCATTGCCAACGCCTTGTTCTCGCTGGGCCTCAAGCGTGGCAGCCGGGTGCTGGTGCCGGCCTACCATTGCAATGCGATGATCGAGCCGATCGTCTGGATCGGTGCCGTGCCGGTGTTCTACCGCATCCATCCCGACACCAAGGTCGACCTAGAACATGTCGAGCAGCTGGTGGCCAAGCACCAGCCGGCCGCCATGCTGGTGACGCACTATTTCGGCTTTCCGCAGGATGGCCACAAGCTGGCCGAGTTCTGCGAGCACCACCGGCTGCCAATGATCGAGGACTGCGCCCACGCATTCTTCGGCGAAGTCGGCGGACAGGCCATCGGCAGCTTTGGGGAATACGCCATCGCCTCACCCTGGAAGTTCTTCCCCATCTACGACGGTGGCTGCATCGCCATGCGCAATCCCGCCGCCAAGCGACTGGAGTTGAAGCGCCCGGAGCTGTCGTTCCAGCTCAAGTCGACCATCAACACGCTCGAAAACGCGCTGCAGTATGGCCGGCTGTCTGGCGCCAACCTCATCGCCAAGCCGCTGCTGTGGCTCAAGGATACGCTCTGGAACCACACCAAGCGCATTGCCGGCCCTGGTGTATCGGCCCTGTCCGCCGCCCCTAGCTCGGCCGAGGGCGGTACCTCGTTCGAGCCGCAGTGGATGGACAAGCGCATGTCGCTGCCGTCGCGCTGGCTGATGCGTGCCAGCAGCTTCGACCGCATCATCTCCAAGCGACGCAGCAACTACCAGAAGCTGCTCGACGCGTTTCGCGACACCGAAGGCTGCCACCCCCTCTATCCGGAACTGCCGCCGACGGTCGTCCCTTATGTCTTTCCGCTGGTCATGGACGAGCCCGAAAAGGTATTCGTGCAGCTCAAGCGCCAACGCGTTCCCATCATCCGCTTCGGCGAACACCTGTGGCCCGGCGTTGATGCCGCGCTGTGCCCGGTCAGCACGGACCTGTCGCGCCGCGTATTCCAGTTTCCCTGTCATCAAGAATTGTCGGGCAAGGAGCTAGACTGGATGATCGACACCATCAAGACGACGCTGCACGCGGCGTCCGCAAGCAAGACTGGAGCAGCACGATGA
- a CDS encoding GNAT family N-acetyltransferase, with amino-acid sequence MKWRLEPISAFERHAGDWDRLNNARGGSVLQGGAFITPLLREFAQGDERLAIGSDAGGIQVMTIVRQDRRGAWSTFQPSQAPIGLWVQAAGLDMVELAASLVPALPGAALLLGIQQMDPDLRERPATNGRTATQDYIQTARVTLDGSFDDYWAKRGKNLRQNMKKQANRLEREGMATRLERITDPAQVPAAIADYGRLESAGWKSDTGTAVHPDNAQGRFYTALLADFITAGRGAIYRYWYGDTVVAMDLCIEGAEEMIILKTTYDESIRDTSPAFLMRHEYFPQLFAEARLKRIEFYGKLMEWHTRWSDEVRTLYHVNVYRWGFLPKLRDMLKRNRPAADTPAENLGDAS; translated from the coding sequence ATGAAATGGCGACTGGAGCCAATCTCAGCCTTTGAACGCCATGCCGGCGATTGGGACAGGCTCAACAACGCACGCGGCGGATCGGTGCTGCAGGGCGGCGCGTTCATTACCCCGCTGCTGCGTGAATTCGCACAGGGCGACGAACGGCTGGCCATCGGCAGCGACGCAGGCGGCATCCAGGTAATGACCATCGTGCGGCAGGATAGGCGCGGTGCCTGGTCAACCTTTCAGCCGTCGCAGGCGCCGATCGGCCTGTGGGTGCAAGCCGCGGGCCTCGACATGGTCGAACTGGCGGCCTCGCTCGTGCCGGCTCTGCCCGGCGCCGCGCTGCTGCTCGGCATCCAGCAGATGGACCCGGACCTGCGCGAGCGGCCGGCCACCAACGGGCGCACCGCGACACAAGACTACATCCAGACGGCCCGTGTGACGCTCGACGGCAGCTTCGACGACTACTGGGCGAAGCGCGGCAAGAACCTGCGCCAGAACATGAAGAAGCAGGCCAACCGGCTGGAGCGTGAAGGCATGGCCACCCGGCTCGAACGCATCACCGACCCGGCCCAGGTACCCGCCGCGATTGCCGATTACGGCAGGCTGGAGAGCGCCGGCTGGAAATCGGACACCGGCACTGCGGTCCACCCGGACAATGCCCAGGGGCGCTTCTATACTGCTTTGCTGGCCGATTTCATCACGGCCGGCCGAGGCGCGATCTACCGCTACTGGTATGGTGACACCGTGGTGGCGATGGATCTGTGCATCGAGGGGGCGGAAGAAATGATCATCCTCAAGACCACTTACGATGAGTCGATACGCGATACCTCGCCGGCCTTCCTGATGCGCCACGAATATTTCCCGCAACTGTTTGCAGAAGCCCGGCTGAAGCGGATCGAATTCTATGGCAAGCTGATGGAGTGGCACACGCGCTGGAGCGACGAAGTACGCACGCTGTACCACGTCAACGTCTACCGCTGGGGCTTCTTGCCCAAGCTGCGTGACATGCTCAAGCGCAACCGCCCGGCGGCCGACACGCCGGCCGAGAACCTGGGCGACGCCTCCTGA
- a CDS encoding acyl-CoA ligase (AMP-forming), exosortase A system-associated, translating into MPKLVHELIDHTAQRHPEQEALRYQQTSLGYRELAALLGQFSSGLTALGLEKSERVAIYLEKRFETVVSMFGAAAAGGVYVPVNPLLKAEQLGYILQDCNVRVLVTSHERLLALADSLQHCHDLRTIVVVGLKPGAQAVPGVTLIGWDEFMAEPALAPQHRLIDGDMAAILYTSGSTGKPKGVVLSHCNIVAGAESVAEYLEINADDRLLSVLPLSFDYGMNQLTTAFLTGATAVLMNYLLPRDIVTACARERITGLACVPPLWVQLAQLEWPGDAARHLRYFTNSGGHMPSATLAALRKSLPNSKPYLMYGLTEAFRSTYLPPDEVERRPDSMGKAIPNAEIMVLREDGSACAANEPGELVHRGVHVSLGYWNDPAKTAERFKAIPAVQPGLVIPELAVWSGDTVRRDEEGFFYFISRRDEMIKTSGYRVSPTEVEEVVYGTDLVGECAAFGVPHPQLGQAIVVVASAKGNATLDTAAVLAACKRQLPAFMLPHHIEPRSGSLPRNPNGKIDRKLLSAELNHLFEQE; encoded by the coding sequence ATGCCCAAGCTCGTTCACGAACTGATCGACCACACCGCGCAACGCCATCCCGAACAGGAGGCCCTGCGCTACCAACAAACCAGCCTCGGCTATCGCGAACTCGCGGCCCTGCTCGGCCAGTTCTCGAGCGGCCTGACGGCGCTCGGGCTGGAAAAATCGGAGCGCGTGGCAATCTATCTGGAAAAGCGCTTCGAGACTGTCGTGTCGATGTTTGGTGCGGCCGCCGCCGGCGGCGTCTACGTGCCGGTCAACCCATTGCTGAAGGCCGAGCAGCTTGGCTACATCCTGCAGGACTGCAATGTGCGCGTACTGGTTACCTCGCACGAGCGGCTGCTCGCGCTGGCGGACAGCCTGCAGCATTGCCATGACCTGCGCACCATCGTCGTTGTCGGCTTGAAGCCCGGCGCACAGGCCGTACCCGGCGTCACGCTGATCGGCTGGGACGAGTTCATGGCCGAGCCAGCGCTTGCTCCACAACACCGGCTGATCGACGGCGACATGGCCGCCATCCTCTACACCTCGGGCAGCACCGGCAAACCCAAGGGCGTGGTGCTGTCCCATTGCAATATCGTGGCCGGCGCCGAGTCGGTGGCCGAGTACCTAGAGATCAATGCCGACGACCGCCTGCTGTCGGTGCTGCCGCTGAGCTTCGACTACGGCATGAACCAGCTGACGACGGCCTTCCTGACCGGCGCCACGGCGGTATTGATGAATTACCTGCTGCCGCGCGACATCGTGACGGCCTGCGCGCGCGAGCGCATCACCGGCCTGGCCTGCGTGCCGCCGCTGTGGGTGCAGCTCGCCCAGCTCGAGTGGCCGGGTGACGCGGCCCGCCACCTGCGCTACTTCACCAATTCCGGCGGCCATATGCCGAGCGCCACGCTGGCGGCGCTGCGCAAATCGCTGCCGAATAGCAAGCCCTATCTTATGTATGGTCTGACCGAGGCCTTCCGCTCCACCTATCTGCCGCCGGACGAGGTGGAGCGCCGCCCCGACTCGATGGGCAAGGCCATCCCCAATGCCGAGATCATGGTGTTGCGCGAGGATGGCAGCGCCTGCGCCGCCAACGAACCGGGCGAGCTGGTGCACCGCGGCGTACACGTATCACTCGGCTACTGGAACGATCCGGCCAAGACTGCCGAGCGCTTCAAGGCCATCCCTGCCGTGCAGCCGGGTCTGGTGATTCCCGAGCTGGCGGTATGGTCGGGCGACACCGTGCGCCGCGACGAGGAAGGCTTCTTCTACTTCATCAGCCGCCGCGACGAGATGATCAAGACCTCGGGCTACCGTGTGAGCCCGACCGAGGTCGAAGAAGTCGTCTACGGCACCGATCTGGTCGGCGAATGCGCGGCCTTCGGCGTACCGCACCCGCAGTTGGGCCAAGCCATCGTCGTGGTCGCCAGTGCCAAGGGGAACGCCACGCTCGACACCGCCGCCGTGCTGGCCGCGTGCAAGCGCCAGCTGCCCGCCTTCATGCTGCCGCACCACATCGAACCGCGTAGCGGCAGCCTGCCGCGCAACCCGAATGGCAAGATCGACCGCAAACTGCTGTCGGCCGAGCTGAACCACCTGTTTGAACAAGAATGA
- a CDS encoding pyridoxal-dependent decarboxylase, exosortase A system-associated → MSTKPVHAPTDQFPTHANCLHLGGIALTQLAERVGQTPFYAYDRALLSARVTSLRAALPAGIELHYAMKANPMSAVVQHMAGLVDGLDVASGRELRVALDTGMNPARISFAGPGKSETELRQAIASGITLNVESERELERAATQGQQLGLRPRVAVRVNPDYELKSSGMKMGGGPKQFGIDAERVPDVLSRIGQLDLDFEGFHIFWGSQNLKPEAIIEAHDQTFALAYRLAEHAPSALRTLNIGGGFGIPYFPGESRLDLAPIADNLARHLPQTASRLPGAAVVIELGRYLVGEAGVYVCRVIDKKVSRGHTYLVTDGGLHHHLSASGNFGQVIRKNYPVAIGNRMDGARETVSVVGPLCTPLDLLGDKMDLPAAQVGDLVVVFQSGAYGLTASPTGFLSHPEPTEVLV, encoded by the coding sequence ATGAGTACCAAGCCCGTCCACGCCCCGACCGACCAGTTCCCGACTCACGCCAATTGTCTTCACCTCGGCGGCATCGCACTCACCCAATTGGCCGAGCGGGTCGGGCAGACGCCGTTCTACGCCTATGACCGGGCGCTGCTGAGCGCCCGCGTCACGTCGCTGCGTGCCGCGCTGCCGGCCGGCATCGAGCTGCACTACGCCATGAAGGCCAACCCGATGTCTGCCGTCGTGCAGCACATGGCCGGGCTCGTCGATGGCCTCGATGTCGCCTCGGGGCGTGAACTGCGCGTCGCGCTCGACACCGGCATGAACCCGGCACGCATCAGCTTCGCCGGGCCCGGCAAGTCCGAAACCGAGCTGCGTCAGGCGATCGCATCCGGCATCACCCTCAACGTCGAGTCGGAACGCGAGCTCGAACGCGCCGCCACACAGGGCCAGCAGCTTGGCCTGCGGCCACGCGTCGCGGTGCGCGTGAACCCGGACTACGAGCTGAAATCGTCGGGCATGAAGATGGGTGGCGGCCCCAAGCAGTTTGGTATCGACGCCGAACGCGTACCCGATGTATTGAGCCGGATCGGCCAGCTCGACCTGGATTTCGAAGGCTTCCACATCTTCTGGGGTTCGCAGAATCTGAAGCCCGAGGCCATCATCGAGGCGCACGACCAGACCTTTGCGCTCGCCTACCGGCTGGCCGAGCATGCGCCGAGCGCGCTCAGGACACTGAACATCGGCGGCGGCTTCGGCATCCCCTATTTCCCCGGCGAAAGTCGGCTAGACCTGGCGCCGATCGCCGACAATCTGGCGAGGCATTTGCCGCAGACCGCGTCCCGACTGCCCGGTGCGGCGGTGGTAATCGAGCTTGGCCGCTATCTGGTTGGCGAGGCTGGCGTTTATGTCTGCCGCGTGATCGACAAGAAGGTCTCGCGCGGCCACACCTATCTGGTGACCGACGGCGGCCTGCACCATCACCTGTCGGCCTCGGGCAATTTCGGCCAAGTGATCCGCAAGAACTATCCGGTGGCTATCGGCAATCGCATGGACGGCGCTCGCGAAACGGTATCTGTCGTCGGGCCGCTGTGCACCCCGCTCGATCTGCTCGGCGACAAGATGGATCTGCCCGCGGCCCAAGTTGGCGATCTGGTCGTGGTGTTCCAGTCCGGCGCCTATGGCCTGACGGCGAGCCCGACCGGCTTTCTGAGCCACCCGGAGCCGACCGAGGTGCTGGTGTGA